A stretch of the Oncorhynchus keta strain PuntledgeMale-10-30-2019 unplaced genomic scaffold, Oket_V2 Un_contig_663_pilon_pilon, whole genome shotgun sequence genome encodes the following:
- the LOC127926033 gene encoding phosphatase and actin regulator 3-like, giving the protein MVQNVILVFFRRRLSQRPAVEELESRNILKREENDQSEQEERREIKQRLNRKLNQRPTVDELRDRKILIRFSDYVEVAKAQDYDRRADKPWTRLSASDKAAIRKELNEFKNNEMEVHNSSKHLTRFHRP; this is encoded by the exons ATGGTTCAGAACGTGATTCTAGTGTTTTTCCGCAGGCGGCTGAGCCAGAGACCCGCGGTAGAGGAGCTGGAGAGTCGGAACATCCTCAAACGTGA AGAGAATGACCAGtcagagcaggaggagaggagggagatcaAACAGAGACTCAACAGGAAGTTGAACCAGCGTCCTACAGTAGATGAGTTAAGGGACAGGAAGATACTGATTCGTTTCAGTGACTATGTTGAGGTGGCCAAGGCTCAGGACTACGACCGCAGGGCAGATAAACCCTGGACCAGGCTGTCTGCTTCAGACAAG GCAGCAATAAGGAAGGAGCTGAATGAGTTCAAGAATAACGAGATGGAGGTTCACAATTCCAGCAAGCACCTGACAAG